In the genome of Syngnathoides biaculeatus isolate LvHL_M chromosome 14, ASM1980259v1, whole genome shotgun sequence, one region contains:
- the LOC133512388 gene encoding trace amine-associated receptor 1-like, producing the protein MDIGGQSVLCFPQRANTSCEKPLPDWSEGVLLPAVSILSVLLNLLVIISISHFRQLHTPTNLVLLSLAVSDLLVGLVAMPGEIYVRISCWFHGDFACSLWNYTTFAAASSPVGNMVLISADRYLAICDPLRYNVKVTVKRIQLCICLSWVAALLYCAILLKDQLGHAGMYNSCHGECVISFEFYAGIVDLFVGFVLPLCIIITLYLRVFVVAVSQARAMRSRVKCVKLQHSAPFRAKSSELKAARTLSVVVLVFLVCFCPYYIVSLVAENKNLGSLTKYVFYLYGFNSCVNPLIYAFFYPWFRKAIKHIVTLHILQPASRDANIL; encoded by the exons ATGGACATCGGGGGCCAATCGGTTCTCTGCTTTCCACAGCGTGCCAACACTTCCTGTGAGAAGCCTTTACCTGACTGGTCTGAAGGTGTATTGCTGCCTGCCGTCAGCATTCTCAGTGTGCTGCTCAACCTGCTCGTCATCATCtcaatctcccacttcag GCAGCTCCACACGCCCACCAACCTTGTCCTCCTCTCCCTCGCAGTCTCTGACTTGCTGGTGGGCTTGGTAGCGATGCCAGGTGAGATCTATGTGAGGATATCCTGCTGGTTTCATGGTGACTTTGCCTGTTCTCTGTGGAACTACACGACTTTCGCTGCAGCATCATCTCCAGTTGGAAACATGGTCCTGATATCGGCTGATCGTTATTTAGCTATTTGCGATCCTCTGCGTTATAACGTCAAAGTTACTGTGAAAAGAATTCAACTTTGTATTTGTCTTTCTTGGGTGGCAGCTCTTCTATACTGTGCCATCCTCTTAAAGGACCAATTGGGTCATGCTGGAATGTACAACTCATGCCATGGTGAGTGCGTCATCAGTTTTGAGTTTTACGCAGGCATTGTGGACCTCTTCGTTGGCTTTGTTCTTCCTCTATGCATCATTATCACGCTGTACCTGAGAGTGTTTGTGGTCGCTGTTTCTCAGGCACGAGCCATGCGCTCCCgtgttaaatgtgtcaaattaCAACATTCTGCCCCTTTCAGAGCGAAGTCATCCGAGTTGAAGGCGGCCAGGACTCTCAGTGTTGTCGTTCTTGTCtttctggtgtgtttttgtcCATATTATATTGTCAGTCTTGTGGCTGAAAATAAGAATTTAGGTTCActgacaaaatatgttttttatttgtatggtTTCAACTCGTGTGTAAACCCCTTAATATATGCCTTTTTTTACCCCTGGTTTAGAAAAGCCATAAAGCACATTGTCACACTTCACATTCTGCAGCCTGCCTCCCGTGACGCCAACATACTGTAG